The Methylobacterium sp. PvR107 genome contains a region encoding:
- a CDS encoding zinc-dependent alcohol dehydrogenase family protein, with protein sequence MSRIVRFHEIGGPEVLKVEDVEVPAPKAGEVQIRVKAMGLNRAEVMFRTGQYVTQPIFPATTGYEAAGLVEKIGPDVAGFSVGDKVSVVPCFMLGEYGLHGELVNAPAFGVVRHPESLSWEDAAATWMMFVTAYGALVDIAKMRKCDVVLIRAASSSVGLAAIQIVNMLGGVSVALTRGSSKRETLLAAGAQHVIATSEQDLVAEVRRITDGKGARIAFDPVGGPEVPKILDALSHLGIFFQYGALDVSDVPVPVLSLLGKNLTIRGYQLFEVTTDPERLERAKAFIVEGLASGALKPVIARTFKLDEIVEATGFMESNEQVGKIVVTI encoded by the coding sequence ATGTCACGCATCGTACGCTTCCACGAGATTGGTGGTCCCGAGGTCCTCAAGGTCGAGGACGTCGAGGTGCCTGCCCCCAAGGCCGGCGAGGTCCAGATCCGGGTGAAGGCCATGGGGCTGAACCGGGCCGAGGTCATGTTCCGCACCGGCCAGTACGTCACTCAGCCGATCTTTCCCGCCACCACCGGCTACGAGGCTGCGGGCCTCGTGGAGAAGATCGGTCCCGACGTCGCGGGCTTCTCGGTAGGCGATAAAGTCAGCGTCGTGCCCTGCTTCATGCTGGGCGAGTACGGCCTGCACGGCGAGCTCGTGAACGCCCCGGCCTTCGGCGTGGTGAGGCACCCGGAGAGCCTGTCCTGGGAGGACGCCGCCGCGACCTGGATGATGTTCGTCACGGCCTATGGCGCCTTGGTCGACATCGCCAAGATGCGAAAGTGCGACGTGGTGTTGATCCGGGCGGCCTCGTCGAGCGTCGGGCTTGCCGCGATCCAGATCGTCAACATGCTCGGCGGTGTCTCCGTCGCGCTCACGCGGGGTAGCTCGAAGCGTGAGACGCTTCTCGCGGCGGGGGCCCAGCACGTCATCGCCACGTCCGAGCAGGACCTCGTCGCCGAGGTCAGGAGGATCACCGACGGCAAGGGCGCCCGCATCGCCTTCGACCCGGTCGGAGGGCCCGAGGTGCCGAAGATCCTCGATGCGCTCTCGCACCTGGGCATCTTCTTCCAGTACGGCGCCCTCGACGTTTCCGACGTGCCGGTGCCGGTCCTATCCCTCCTCGGGAAGAACCTCACCATCCGGGGCTACCAGCTCTTCGAGGTCACCACGGACCCGGAGCGGCTGGAGCGGGCAAAGGCGTTCATCGTCGAGGGATTGGCTTCGGGCGCACTGAAGCCCGTCATCGCGCGGACCTTCAAGCTCGATGAGATCGTGGAGGCGACCGGCTTCATGGAGAGCAACGAGCAGGTCGGGAAGATCGTGGTGACGATCTGA
- a CDS encoding IS630 family transposase, which yields MRSGISFTLSASDRLQLDALVADRNTPQKHVWRARIVLLSADGLGTHAIMRAAGVSKTAVWRWQERFAQEGIGGLLRDKTRPARIPPLGPEVAARVVALTQGEPPGETTHWTAAAMAKAASVSVSSVQRIWRGHGLQPHRVRQFKLSTDPAFAAKLRDVVGLYVDPPAHAVVLSVDEKSQIQALARTQAPLPMKPGQPTTHTHDYKRHGTTTLFAALDVLEGKVIGRCMQRHRHQEFIRFLNTVEAAVPAGKVVHAILDNYAVHKHPKVRSWLDRHPRWTFHFTPTSASWLNAVEGFFAKLAKRRLRRGMFRSLVEVQAAIKRFIAESNGEPKPFVWTADPDRIIQAAKRGHQALDSHH from the coding sequence ATGCGTAGCGGCATCTCCTTCACGCTCTCTGCCTCGGATCGCCTTCAGCTCGACGCCCTCGTGGCGGACCGCAACACGCCGCAGAAGCATGTCTGGCGCGCCCGCATCGTGTTGCTGAGCGCCGATGGCCTTGGCACTCACGCGATCATGCGCGCGGCGGGCGTGTCCAAGACCGCAGTCTGGCGCTGGCAGGAGCGCTTCGCACAGGAGGGCATTGGTGGGCTCCTTCGAGACAAGACACGGCCAGCGCGCATCCCACCGCTAGGCCCGGAGGTCGCAGCGCGCGTGGTGGCCCTGACGCAAGGAGAGCCACCCGGCGAGACCACGCATTGGACAGCGGCTGCCATGGCCAAGGCCGCATCCGTCAGCGTCTCGTCCGTGCAGCGGATCTGGCGCGGGCACGGCCTGCAGCCGCACCGGGTACGGCAGTTCAAGCTCTCCACCGACCCGGCCTTCGCCGCCAAATTGCGCGATGTGGTCGGGCTCTACGTCGATCCACCGGCCCATGCCGTGGTGCTCTCTGTCGACGAGAAGTCGCAGATCCAGGCACTCGCTCGCACGCAGGCCCCGCTGCCCATGAAGCCGGGTCAGCCGACGACGCACACCCATGACTACAAGCGCCACGGCACGACGACCTTGTTTGCCGCTCTGGACGTCCTGGAGGGCAAGGTGATCGGCCGCTGCATGCAGCGTCACCGGCACCAGGAGTTCATCCGCTTTCTCAACACAGTCGAGGCGGCGGTCCCGGCCGGAAAGGTCGTCCACGCGATCTTGGACAACTACGCCGTCCACAAGCACCCGAAGGTCCGCTCCTGGCTCGACCGACACCCGCGCTGGACCTTCCATTTCACCCCCACCTCCGCCTCCTGGCTCAACGCCGTCGAGGGCTTCTTCGCCAAGCTCGCGAAGCGCCGGCTGCGACGGGGCATGTTCCGATCACTGGTCGAGGTCCAGGCCGCCATCAAACGCTTCATCGCCGAGAGCAATGGGGAACCGAAGCCCTTTGTCTGGACCGCAGACCCGGATCGCATCATCCAGGCCGCCAAACGCGGGCACCAAGCGTTAGACTCGCACCACTAG